From the Agromyces laixinhei genome, the window AATGCGATCGACGTCGAAGAGACCGGCACGCCCACCGCGGTGCTCACCTCGTTCGCCTGATCGTGCGCACCGCGCCAGCCGTATACGAAGCTGCCCGACGTGCACGCCCACATCACCGATTCCGGCTCATGCACGGCAAGTCGGCGCGCACCGTCGAGCAGGTTCTCCGAACCTCCGACCGCGATGAGTTCATCGACGAGGTGGGCGACATCACCGCCGGCAGTTCGCACGAGGGGCAATCGCAGCGCCTCCGGCGCGACGTGCTCGAGATACTCGAAGTCGTCGTCGGCGCCGAGGCCGGGGTAGAGCAGGCCGACGATGGGGGCTCGCGATTGATCTGTCACTGCTCCTCGATCCGTTCCGAAATCGTCATCGAATTGTAGCCGAAGATTGTTGACAATCCTACATGAAGACAATACATTCCTACCTGAAGCACCGAGCGCTCCACCGCGGTGTCCGCTCCGGCGGGCGCCCCCACACGGCCCAGAGCCGGGCCTCGACGATCGGAATCAACGATGAACCGAATCACCACACGACGCACCACCGTTCTGCGCACGATCGGAGCGACCGCGGCCGGACTGCTCCTCGCCGGCGGCCTTGCCGCCTGCTCCACCGTCACACCGGGCGGGGGCGGAGAGAGCGGCTCCGAGACCGTCAACACCCTCGACCGGGGCATGGAGCAGGGATACCTGCGCGTCGGCATCGCGAACGAACCGCCGTACACCCAGGTCAACGCCGACGGGTCGGTGCACGGCGCGGCGCCCGACGTGCTCCGAGCGGTTCTGCAGACCATGGGCGTGGAGGAGATCCAAGGCGTCGTCACGCCGTACGAAGCGATGATCCCCGGTCTCAACGCAGACCGGTGGGACGTGATCGCGGCCGGGCTGTTCATGAAGCAATCACGGTGCGAAGCAGTTGCGTACTCCGAGCCCGTCATCGTCTCGACGGAGTCCTTCGGCGTCCCCGCGGGCAACCCGAAGGACATCACGACCATCGCAGACATCTCCGCGAACACCGAACTCAAGATCGCGGTGCTCACCGGCGGGTTCGAGGAAGGCATCCTGAAGACCGCGAGCATCCCGGAGGGCCAGATCGTGCTGGTCAAAGACTCGCGAAGTGGCATGGAGGCCGTGACCGCCAACCGGGCCGACGCCTTCCTGCTTCCCACACTGTCGCTGAACGCGTTGGTCGAGCAGGACCCGAGCATCGAGGTGACCGAACCGATCGAAGACGCTCCGCGCACCGGCTCGGGCGCTGCATTCCGCAAGGAAGACACCGAGTTGCTCGAGGCCTACAACACGGCACTGGCCGAGTTCAAGAAGACGCCCGAATTCGCGAAGATCCTGACCGACTGGGGTTTCGATCCGACAGTGGTCGAGGGCGTCACCACCGAGGAACTCTGCAAGACGGAGGGCTGATCCGCCACCACCCTCATCACGCACCGGGGCACGGTGCGCCCGAAGCGCCGTGCCCCGCTCGTGGACCCAGTGAAAGGCTGGTAATGGATTGCTCTCCGTCCTTGATTTCGCCCCCCTCCTGCTGCAGGGACTGCTCGTCACCATTCTGGTCACTGTGCTCGGAGCGCTGCTGACCGTCGTCGTGGCGTTCACCGCCGGGTTGAGCGGGCTGTCGAAGCACTGGTTCCTGCGGTGGCCCTCTTCGATCTTCGTCGAGTTCTTTCGTGGCTCGGGACTGCTCGTGCAGATGTTCTGGTTCTTCTACGCGTTGCCGTTCCTCGGCATCCAACTCGCCCCGTTGCTCGCCGGCGTACTGGCCCTCGGGCTGAACGAGGGCGCCTACGCTGCCGAGGTCGTTCGCGGCACGATCAGGTCGCGCGCGAAAGGCCAGACCGAGGCTGCGATCGCGCTCGGCATGAGCCCGTCGCTCCGGATGCGTCGCATCCTCATCCCGCAATCGATCCCGGCCATGCTTCCGGCATTCGGAAACGTCATGGTCGACCTGCTGAAGAACACTTCGCTGGTCTCGCTCGTCACCGTCGCCGACCTCACCTGGCGCGCGTTCAACGCACGAACGGTGACCGGTCAGACCGTGACGCTCTTCCTGACGATCCTGGTGCTGTACTACATCATGTCGCTCCTGATCGGCTGGCTCACGAGATGGCTCGAGCGGCGCTTCGCCCTCGACCGCAAGTCGCTCGCGAAGGCCAAGCCGTTGAAGAGCCTGGTGGGAGGGATCTCCTCGTGAACATATGGGACAACGCCTTCGCGATCGAGATCATCCCGATCCTGCTGCAGGGTCTCTGGCTGACGGTTCAGATCACCTTCTTCTCCTTCCTGATCAGTCTCGTCGTCGGTCTGCTCGTCGCCATCATCCGATTCTTGAGAATCCCGGTGGTCTCACACATCTTCGACTTCTACGTCTCCTTCATCCGCGGCACCCCACTCCTGGTGCAGGCCTACGTCGCGTACTTCGTGCTCCCGCAGGTGGGGCTGACCTTCGAGGTGCTGGCCACGGGCATCGTGGTACTCGGCCTGAACTACAGCGCCTACACGGCCGAGGTCTACCGGGCGGGCATCGAGCAGCTTCCCAAGGGGCAGTGGGAGGCGGCGCGTGCCTTGAGCCTTCCGCCGCTGCGCACCTGGTTCAGGATCGTCGTCCCACAGGCAGTGCGGCCGATCATTCCAGTGCTCGGCAACTACCTGATCATGATGTTCAAAGACTCGGCGATCCTCTCCTCCATCACGATCATCGAACTGATGGGCACCGCCCTGCAGATCGGCAGCAACTTCTATCGATATCTCGAACCCATCACGATTGCGGGCCTGATGTACCTCATCATCAGCTTCCCGTGTTCGCTACTGATCAGACGACTGGAGCATCGTTTTGTCCCCACACACTGAGACACTCAGAGCCCTGAATTCCGAAGACGGCACTCGAGACGTCGAGATCTCGTTCGACGGCGTGAGCAAGGCCTGGGGTGAGAACCAAGTGCTGCGCGGCCTCGACTTCGACGTGCGTGCGGGCGAGAAGGTCTCCATCATCGGACCGTCCGGGTCGGGCAAGACGACCATCCTGCGCATTCTGATGACCCTCGAGACTCCCGACGTGGGGGTCGTCTGCGTCGGCGGCGACGTGCTCTGGGATGCGAAACCCGGTGTCAAGAACAAGGAGACCAGGCAGACGATCGCGACCCGCCGCAAGGTGGGCATGGTATTCCAGCAGTTCAACCTCTTTCCGCACATGACCGTGCTCGAGAACGTCATCGAAGCCCCGATCCACGTGCTGGGACTCTCGAAGGCGGATGCGACGGAGCGGGCGACCGACCTGCTCGAGCTCGTCGGCCTGCAAGACCACATGAGGCACACACCGCCCGAACTGTCGGGCGGTCAGCAGCAGCGTGTGGCAATCGCCAGAGCGCTCGCGATGCGGCCGAGGGTGATGCTCTTCGACGAACCGACCTCTGCGCTCGACCCCGAACTCATCGGTGAGGTGCTGAACGTCATCAGACGTCTCGCCACCACCACTGACATGACCATGCTCATGGTCACCCACGAGATGCGGTTCGCGCAGGAGATCTCCGACCGCGTGGTGATGTTCGACAAGGGCGTCGTCGTCGAACAGGGGCCACCCGAGCAGTTGTTCAAGAACCCGCAGCACGAGCGCACGCAGCGGTTCCTGAAGGCGGTCAACCCCTATTGATCAGGTGCCACCCGGGTTGATCAGGTGCTGCCCCGGCCCGACCGCGGCGAGGCCGCACTGCGTCAGGACCGCCCACATCGTGGCCTGATTCGCGCTGATGATCGGCTTGCCGAGTTCGTGTTCGAGGGGGGTGATCAGATCGTACGTCGGCAGGTTCGTGCATGAGACGACGATCGCCTCCGCCGCGTCGGAGTTCGCCTCCCTGATCAGGTCGGCGGTACGTGCGTAGGGCACCGTCCACATCCGCGAGTCCAGGTCGAGCTGACGGATGCCGGTCACGGCGACTCCTGCCTCGACCAGGAAGCTCTCCAGCCGGGCCGTGATCGTCGCGTCGTACGGAGTTGCGACGGCGACGCGGCGGATTCGGAGGTGTCCGAGCGCGGCAAGGATCGCGCCCGACGCCGTGATGCCCGGCGCGCCGCCGGCCTCGCTGAGCGCAGCGGCAGCCGCTCGCTCTCCCGCGCGCCCATGCACGAAGCTGCCCGAGGTGCAGGCGAAGGCATAGGCCACCGGCTCGATGGCCTTGAGCTGTTCGGTCGCGCACCTGATACCCGTGATGTCGCCGAGCAGCTCGACCATCTCGAGGGAGACGGCGAGCGGGAGATACGACGTCCTGGCGAAGAACAGGGCAGCCTCGTCGGGCACCCAACGCCAGAGTTCGGCGTCGAGAGCCATGTCGTGCGGGGCGACCACGCCGATCGGCACGCGTCGGGGTGGGCCGGTCGGAATGTCGCCGCGACCCATCGTGCTGCCCATGTTCCCACTCCTGAGGCCGGCGCTGATTGTTGACAATCCTACGTTTCCGAACATACTCTCTGGGGGACAGGATCACCAAGAGCGGAAGGCATTCCATGGCTCGCCACATCACGGTCACGCTCGAATCCCGGGGCGTCAGTGCGCTCGCCTGTCTCCTCGACGAGGAGGCTCCGCGCACCGCGTCCGCCGTCTGGAACGCGTTGCCGCTGTCTTCGCCCGTCTTCCACGGCAAGTACGCGCGCAACGAGATCTACCATCTCGTTCCGGCGTTCGCAGAGACCGAGCCCGGACGCGAGAACTCGACGGTCACGCCGATTCCCGGCGACCTGTGCTACTTCCAGTTCGACGCTGATGTGCTGGCGACACCGTCGCACGCCTACGGCGGCGGCGAAGTCCCGACCGAGAAGCACGGCATCATCGACCTCGCACTGTTCTACGGCCGAAACAACCTGTTGATCAACGGAGATCAGGGTTGGGTCCCCGGCAACGTCTTCGGAACGGTCGTCGAGGGGCTCGACGAGATGGCGGTGGCCTGCCAGGACATCTGGATGGGCGGCGCGCGCGGGGAATCCCTCACGTTCGCACGTTCCGACCGAACCTGACCGCTGCGGCCTCCAGAAACGCCGGCCCGGATGTCGAGCGGGGCGTGCAATCGCGGCGCGTGACTGTAATGATTGCTTACCAACGCAGGCGGAGCTCGCCCCCTCCACCCCCTCGACGAGCACCGCGGCCGACCCGAGCGCCGATCGAGAGTGCTCACCGCCGAGCAATGGAGCACGATGAGCCGACGAAGCGAACGTGAGGAGAGCCGGAAACGCCGTCGCCGGACGAGCAGGATCGTTGCCGCGACGGTCGCAGTGGTGGCGCTCGTCGGCGGGGTCGGCGCCGTCGGCACCGCCTGGGCGACGGGCGGCCTCGGCGAATGGATGGACCCGACCGCCGAGTGCGTGGAGCCCATCGAGCTGACGGTGCTCACCGACCGGGCGATCGCGGCCACGGTACAGGCCGTCGCCGCGGAGTACGACGCGAGCGAGACGGCGTGCTCGCACACCGAGGTGGTCGCGCAGGAGTCCGCGGACACGGCGGCGGTGCTCGCCTCGGGCAACGCCACCGACGTCGACGCATGGATTCCCGACTCCCCGGTCTGGCTCGTGCGCATGGCGAGCATGGCGCGCTCACTCGGACGCCCCGTGCCCGACATCGCGCTCGAGCGGTCGATCGCGACCAGCCCGATCGTCTTCGCGGTGCCCGTCAGCCGGGCCGAGGAGTTCGCGGGCCGGGATCTGAGCTGGAAGGGGCTGCTCACCGACGAGTTCGCGGCGATCCTGCCAGACCCCGAAGCGTCCTCGGCAAGCCTGAACGCGCTCCAGTCGCTCGAGAGCCGGGTCGACATCGCGCAGCCGCGCCAGTTCCAGAACGCGATGATCCGGCTGAACGCCGAGGTGCCCGCGAACGCCGATGCCGCCTTCGCCGCCCTCAGCGTGAGCGATCCGGGAACCGTGGCGATCGCGAGCGAGCAGCAGGTCGCCCTGCACAATCGCAAGACCGGCGCCGACCCGCTGCTCGCCCTCTACCCGAGCGACGGGAGCCTCGCCCTCAGCTACCCGTTCCTGCGCCTGCTCGACGAGAGCGAGCTCGCCAAGAACCTGCCGGGCGCCGACGAGCAGGCGGGCGACGCCGACCCCGAGTCGGCCGAACTCGCTCGCCGCGCTCGCGAACTCGGTGCGCTGAAGATCGCGCTCTGGGAGGCGACCGCCCGCTTCGCGGGCGACGGTTTCCGCGACGGGCTCGGCGGCGGCGAACTCGAACAGGACGGCGTGGTCGAGGACCCCGTCGAGGTCAGTTCGGCGGCGGCATCCGCTCAGGTGGCGATTCTGCGCACGTGGGGCGTCGTGAGCGTGCGCTCGCGCATCCTGACCGTGATCGACCTGTCGGGGTCGATGGAGGAGCCGACCGTGTCGGGGCAGCGGCGCATCGACGTGCTGCAGCAGGCGGCCGCCGCGACGCTCTCGCAGTTCTCGGGGCAGGTCGACCTCGGTGTGTGGGGCTTCTCGACGCTGCGTGCGGGAGCCCAGGACTGGGAGTCGCTCGCGCCGATCGACCAGCTCTCGAGCGACGCGCATCGCCAGCTGCTGAACGAGGTCATCGCCTCGCTGCCCACGCGGCTCGGCGGTGCGACGGGGCTCTACGACACGACGCTCGCGGCGGTGCAGAGCGTGCTCGAGAGCTACGACCCTGCGAAGGTCAACTCGGTGCTGCTCCTCACCGACGGCCGCAACGAAGACGAGAACGGCATCTCCGGAGAGCAGCTCCTCGCCGAACTCGCCGCGCTGCAGGATCCGGAGCGGCCCGTGCCGGTGACGCTCGTCGGCATCGGCCCCGACACCGATCTCGAGTCCATGCGGCGGATCGCCGAGGCGACCGGTGGCGCGGCCTACTCGGCGGCACGCCCCGAGGACCTCACCGTGGTGTTGAACGATGCGCTCTCGCAACGGGCCTGCCGGCCGAACTGCTGAGGGCGCGCACGCTAGCGTGAGGAGCATGCACGAGGCCCAGAGAGCAGATGCCGCGCCCCGCCGTCAGACCGTCGGCGAACTCGGCGAAGACGCCGTGCTGGCGCGCATCCTGCCCCGGCTGCGCCCGGCTTCCGCGGCCCTCCTCGGCCCCGGTGACGATGCCGCGGTGATCGCCGCGGCCGACGGGCGTTTCGTCGTGACCGCGGACCTCATGGTGCACGGGCCCGACTTCCGGCTCGCCTGGTCGACGCCGTTCGACCTCGGCTGGAAGGCGGCCGCCACGAATCTGACGGATGTCGCGGCCATGGGTGCCCGCCCGACCGCGCTCGTCGTGGCGATCGCCGCACCGCCCTCGCTCGACGCCTCGGTGCTCGACGGCATCGCCGACGGGCTTCGTGAGGGCCTCGAGGCGCTCGCGCCCGGTGCCGGCGTGGTCGGCGGCGACCTCTCGGCCTCCTCGGTGCTGACACTCGCGGTGACGGCGTTCGGCGACCTCGAAGGGAGGCCGCCGGTCACTCGCAGCGGCGCGCGCCCGGGCGACGTGGTGGCGCACGCCGGTGCTCGCGGCGACGCAGCACGCGGCCTCGCCCTGCTCTTCGATGAGGCGACGGATGCCTCGGGCGAACCCGACGCCGCGGCAGCCGAGGCGGCGCGCGCCCGGCACCCGGGGCTGATCGCCGCCCAGCTGGCACCCTCGCCGCCCGTCGCCGCAGGAACGGCCGCCGCGATCGCCGGCGCCACGGCCATGCTCGACGTCTCCGACGGTCTCGCGCGGGATGCGCGTCGCATCGCGCAGGCGAGCGGCGTCGGCATCGACTTCTCGGCCGCCGCGCTCGGGCCGGAGTTGCGGCTTGCGCTCGCGGGCGGTGAAGACCACGGCCTGCTCGCGACGTTCCCGGCCGGCGCGGCGCTGCCGGAGCCGTTCGAGGCCATCGGGCGTGTGACGGATGCCGCGGGGCTGCTCTTCGTCGACGGCATCGCGATCGACTCGGCAGGATGGGATCCCTACTCGGGCTGGGACGGCCGGTCGGGCTGAGCCGTGCGGGCGGGCCGAGCGGTGGTCGCCCACCAGAGCGACGTCTCGCCGTAGTCGCGGCGACGCTCGACCTCGATGCCGGCCGGCCACGAGGGCTCGGGGGAGCGGGAGCTGCGCTCGACCATCACGACGGCTTCGGCCGCGAGGAGCGGGGCGAGCAGTTCGAGGTCGCGTGCAAGGGCGCGCTCGCCGAGGTCGTAGGGCGGATCGATGAACGCGAGGTCGACGCCTGCTGCGGCCGTCTCGAGGTACGCCGCCACCGGGCGCACGGCAACGCGGAGATGCGGTCGCGGTCCGCCCCTCGCCGCCTTCAGCAGCGACTCGACGTTGGCCCGGCAGATGTCGGCCGCGGGCCTGGCCCGTTCGACGAGCACGACATCGGTCGCGCCGCGGCTCGCCGCCTCGAGCCCGAGGGCGCCGGAGCCGGCATACAGGTCGAGCACGCGAGCGCCGTCGAGGGCATCGCGAGCCTCGAGTGCGGAGAAGATCGCCTCCCGCACGCGGTCGCTCGTGGGGCGGGTGCCGGAGCGCGGCACCCGGAGGGTGAGGGAGCCGGCGAATCCGGCGATGATGCGGGTCATGCTCAGGGCAGCATAACGGCCGGGCTCTGCGCACTGCCATGATGGACGGGTGGATGACTCGACCGACCAGGTGCCCGCCGAACCGTCCCGACACCGCGGCGCCGAACAGCAGATGATCGACCGGCTCTGGGACTTCGGGGACCCTGCGGCCAGCGAGGAGCGGTTCCGGGAGGCCGCAGACGACGACGACAACTCGGCGCACCTTCGCGCGGTGATGACGACCCAACTCGCCAGGGCGCTCGGCATCCAGGGCCGCTCCGACGAGGCGCTCGCCGCGCTCGAGCGCGTCGCCGTCGGGCCCTCGGCAGGCCTGGTCGGTGCGGATGCCGCGGAGCTGCGAGCACGTGTGGCGATCGAGTGGGGCCGGCTCGCGGCATCCGCTGCCCGCCCGGCCGACGCCGTACCCGAACTCACCCGCGGGGTGCGCGAGGCCGCGCTCGCCGGGTCGACATTCCTCGTGCTCGACGCGCTGCACATGCTGGCACTGAACGACGCCGGCCACGAGGAGGAATGGGCGGCCGAGGGGTTCGACGTGCTCGACGGGGTGCGCGACGCACGCCAGCTTCGCTGGGGCATCGCCCTGCACAACAACCTCGGCTGGACCATGCACGACGCAGGCAGGGCCGAGGCGGCCCTCGCGCACTTCGAGCAGGCCGTCGAGGCCGCCGACCGCTACGGCACGGCCGAGCAGCGCCACGTCGCCCGCTGGTCGGTCGCACGGTGCCTGCGCGGACTCGGGCGCACCGGGGAGGCACTCGCGTTGCAGCGCGAACTCGCAGCCGCCCGACCAGACGACCCGTACGTGCAGGCCGAACTCGCCGCACTGACGGAGGCTGAGTCTACGATCGAGGCATGACCGAGCGGCGCGGCACCGAGCGGCGTGACCATACGGCCGGTGACGAGATCGCTCCCGGGTCGTTCACGCTCGATTCCCGCCTGTCGGGCGCACTCGGCGGCCGAACGGCGAAGGCGTTCGAGCGGGGCTTCGGGCATCGCACGGTCGGCGACCTGCTCGCGCACTACCCGCGGCGCTACGCCATGCGCGGCGAGCTCACCGCCCTGGCGACCTTGCCGCTCGACGAGAACATCACGATCATCGCCGAGGTGATCGAGGTGGGCGAGCGATCGATGCGCGCCCGCCGCGGTTCGATCGTCGAGGCGAAGATCACCGACGGCACCGGCGTGCTGACGCTCACGTTCTTCAACCAGCGCTGGCGCGCCGCCGACCTCCGCCCGGGGCGGCGCGGCATCTTCGCCGGCAAGGTGAGCGACTACAAGGGGCAGCGCCAGCTCGCTCACCCCGACTACGAACTGTTCGATGACGCGACGCCGCTCGAGGCGGGCGACGCCGCGGCCAAACGCTGGGCCGAGTCGCCGATCCCGATCTACCCGGCGACGGCGACGCTCGCGAGCTGGCAGATCGCGAAGGCGATCGCGCTCGTGCTCGATGGGCTCGCCCCCCTCGACGACCCGCTTCCGGCCTCCGTGCGTCAGGCGAAGTCGCTCCTCGCCCATGCCGACGCGCTCGAACTCGTGCACCGGCCTGAACGCGACGGCGATTGGAAGCGTGCGCGCGGCACGCTTCGCTTCACCGAGGCGTTCGTGCTGCAGACAGCGCTGCTCGAGCGCCGTGCCGAACTGCGCACGCACACGACGGCAGCCCGGCAGCCCGTGCCGGGGGGCCTGCTCGAACGATTCGACGCTGCGCTGGCGTTCACCCTCACCGGCGATCAGCTCGAGGTCGGCGGCGAGATCGCCCGCGACCTCGGCGAGCCCGTGCCGATGAACCGGCTCGTGCAGGGCGAGGTGGGCTCCGGCAAGACCGTCGTGGCCCTTCGCGCGATGCTCGCCGTCGCCGACTCCGGCGGTCAGTCGGCGCTGCTGGCACCGACCGAGGTGCTCGCCGGCCAGCACTTGCGATCGATCGCGAAGATGCTCGGCCCCGATCTGGCGGCTGAACTCATGCCGACCCTGCTCACGGGTCAACTGCCCGTCGCAGAACGCAAGAAGGCGCTCCTGCGCGCCGCCGCCGGGCAGTCCCGCATCGTCGTCGGCACGCACGCACTGCTCGGCGACAACGTCTCATTCGCCGACCTCGGGCTCGTCGTCGTCGACGAGCAGCACCGATTCGGCGTCGAGCAGCGCGAGGCGCTGCGACTGAAGGGCCAGAGCCCTCCGCACGTGCTCGTGCTCACGGCCACGCCGATTCCGCGCACCGTGGCGATGACCGTCTTCGGCGACCTCGACGTGTCGACGATCCGCGAACTTCCGGCCGGGCGCGCGGGCATCACCTCGCAGGTCGTTCCGCTCTCGATCAGGCCGGCCTGGCGGCCGCGCGTCTGGGAACGACTCGCCGAAGAGCTCGCGCTCGGCCGGCAGGGGTTCGTCGTGTGTCCGGCCATCGAAGCGAAGGTCGTCGAAGACGAGGGGCCCGGCGCCCCAGACGGCCGGCCCGAAGCGAGCGGCGAGGTCGCCCCGGCGGCGAACGCGGCGCCCGTGGCATCCGTCGCCGTCGTGCTCGCCGAGCTTCGCGCCGACCCGCGATTCGCCGAGGTGCGCATCGCGCCGCTGCACG encodes:
- the ehuB gene encoding ectoine/hydroxyectoine ABC transporter substrate-binding protein EhuB, yielding MNRITTRRTTVLRTIGATAAGLLLAGGLAACSTVTPGGGGESGSETVNTLDRGMEQGYLRVGIANEPPYTQVNADGSVHGAAPDVLRAVLQTMGVEEIQGVVTPYEAMIPGLNADRWDVIAAGLFMKQSRCEAVAYSEPVIVSTESFGVPAGNPKDITTIADISANTELKIAVLTGGFEEGILKTASIPEGQIVLVKDSRSGMEAVTANRADAFLLPTLSLNALVEQDPSIEVTEPIEDAPRTGSGAAFRKEDTELLEAYNTALAEFKKTPEFAKILTDWGFDPTVVEGVTTEELCKTEG
- the ehuC gene encoding ectoine/hydroxyectoine ABC transporter permease subunit EhuC; translation: MLSVLDFAPLLLQGLLVTILVTVLGALLTVVVAFTAGLSGLSKHWFLRWPSSIFVEFFRGSGLLVQMFWFFYALPFLGIQLAPLLAGVLALGLNEGAYAAEVVRGTIRSRAKGQTEAAIALGMSPSLRMRRILIPQSIPAMLPAFGNVMVDLLKNTSLVSLVTVADLTWRAFNARTVTGQTVTLFLTILVLYYIMSLLIGWLTRWLERRFALDRKSLAKAKPLKSLVGGISS
- the ehuD gene encoding ectoine/hydroxyectoine ABC transporter permease subunit EhuD; translation: MNIWDNAFAIEIIPILLQGLWLTVQITFFSFLISLVVGLLVAIIRFLRIPVVSHIFDFYVSFIRGTPLLVQAYVAYFVLPQVGLTFEVLATGIVVLGLNYSAYTAEVYRAGIEQLPKGQWEAARALSLPPLRTWFRIVVPQAVRPIIPVLGNYLIMMFKDSAILSSITIIELMGTALQIGSNFYRYLEPITIAGLMYLIISFPCSLLIRRLEHRFVPTH
- the ehuA gene encoding ectoine/hydroxyectoine ABC transporter ATP-binding protein EhuA, which codes for MNSEDGTRDVEISFDGVSKAWGENQVLRGLDFDVRAGEKVSIIGPSGSGKTTILRILMTLETPDVGVVCVGGDVLWDAKPGVKNKETRQTIATRRKVGMVFQQFNLFPHMTVLENVIEAPIHVLGLSKADATERATDLLELVGLQDHMRHTPPELSGGQQQRVAIARALAMRPRVMLFDEPTSALDPELIGEVLNVIRRLATTTDMTMLMVTHEMRFAQEISDRVVMFDKGVVVEQGPPEQLFKNPQHERTQRFLKAVNPY
- a CDS encoding Asp/Glu/hydantoin racemase; translated protein: MGSTMGRGDIPTGPPRRVPIGVVAPHDMALDAELWRWVPDEAALFFARTSYLPLAVSLEMVELLGDITGIRCATEQLKAIEPVAYAFACTSGSFVHGRAGERAAAAALSEAGGAPGITASGAILAALGHLRIRRVAVATPYDATITARLESFLVEAGVAVTGIRQLDLDSRMWTVPYARTADLIREANSDAAEAIVVSCTNLPTYDLITPLEHELGKPIISANQATMWAVLTQCGLAAVGPGQHLINPGGT
- a CDS encoding DUF3830 family protein encodes the protein MARHITVTLESRGVSALACLLDEEAPRTASAVWNALPLSSPVFHGKYARNEIYHLVPAFAETEPGRENSTVTPIPGDLCYFQFDADVLATPSHAYGGGEVPTEKHGIIDLALFYGRNNLLINGDQGWVPGNVFGTVVEGLDEMAVACQDIWMGGARGESLTFARSDRT
- a CDS encoding substrate-binding domain-containing protein — its product is MSRRSEREESRKRRRRTSRIVAATVAVVALVGGVGAVGTAWATGGLGEWMDPTAECVEPIELTVLTDRAIAATVQAVAAEYDASETACSHTEVVAQESADTAAVLASGNATDVDAWIPDSPVWLVRMASMARSLGRPVPDIALERSIATSPIVFAVPVSRAEEFAGRDLSWKGLLTDEFAAILPDPEASSASLNALQSLESRVDIAQPRQFQNAMIRLNAEVPANADAAFAALSVSDPGTVAIASEQQVALHNRKTGADPLLALYPSDGSLALSYPFLRLLDESELAKNLPGADEQAGDADPESAELARRARELGALKIALWEATARFAGDGFRDGLGGGELEQDGVVEDPVEVSSAAASAQVAILRTWGVVSVRSRILTVIDLSGSMEEPTVSGQRRIDVLQQAAAATLSQFSGQVDLGVWGFSTLRAGAQDWESLAPIDQLSSDAHRQLLNEVIASLPTRLGGATGLYDTTLAAVQSVLESYDPAKVNSVLLLTDGRNEDENGISGEQLLAELAALQDPERPVPVTLVGIGPDTDLESMRRIAEATGGAAYSAARPEDLTVVLNDALSQRACRPNC
- the thiL gene encoding thiamine-phosphate kinase → MHEAQRADAAPRRQTVGELGEDAVLARILPRLRPASAALLGPGDDAAVIAAADGRFVVTADLMVHGPDFRLAWSTPFDLGWKAAATNLTDVAAMGARPTALVVAIAAPPSLDASVLDGIADGLREGLEALAPGAGVVGGDLSASSVLTLAVTAFGDLEGRPPVTRSGARPGDVVAHAGARGDAARGLALLFDEATDASGEPDAAAAEAARARHPGLIAAQLAPSPPVAAGTAAAIAGATAMLDVSDGLARDARRIAQASGVGIDFSAAALGPELRLALAGGEDHGLLATFPAGAALPEPFEAIGRVTDAAGLLFVDGIAIDSAGWDPYSGWDGRSG
- a CDS encoding RsmD family RNA methyltransferase, with protein sequence MTRIIAGFAGSLTLRVPRSGTRPTSDRVREAIFSALEARDALDGARVLDLYAGSGALGLEAASRGATDVVLVERARPAADICRANVESLLKAARGGPRPHLRVAVRPVAAYLETAAAGVDLAFIDPPYDLGERALARDLELLAPLLAAEAVVMVERSSRSPEPSWPAGIEVERRRDYGETSLWWATTARPARTAQPDRPSQPE
- a CDS encoding tetratricopeptide repeat protein, which encodes MDDSTDQVPAEPSRHRGAEQQMIDRLWDFGDPAASEERFREAADDDDNSAHLRAVMTTQLARALGIQGRSDEALAALERVAVGPSAGLVGADAAELRARVAIEWGRLAASAARPADAVPELTRGVREAALAGSTFLVLDALHMLALNDAGHEEEWAAEGFDVLDGVRDARQLRWGIALHNNLGWTMHDAGRAEAALAHFEQAVEAADRYGTAEQRHVARWSVARCLRGLGRTGEALALQRELAAARPDDPYVQAELAALTEAESTIEA
- a CDS encoding ATP-dependent DNA helicase RecG; translated protein: MTERRGTERRDHTAGDEIAPGSFTLDSRLSGALGGRTAKAFERGFGHRTVGDLLAHYPRRYAMRGELTALATLPLDENITIIAEVIEVGERSMRARRGSIVEAKITDGTGVLTLTFFNQRWRAADLRPGRRGIFAGKVSDYKGQRQLAHPDYELFDDATPLEAGDAAAKRWAESPIPIYPATATLASWQIAKAIALVLDGLAPLDDPLPASVRQAKSLLAHADALELVHRPERDGDWKRARGTLRFTEAFVLQTALLERRAELRTHTTAARQPVPGGLLERFDAALAFTLTGDQLEVGGEIARDLGEPVPMNRLVQGEVGSGKTVVALRAMLAVADSGGQSALLAPTEVLAGQHLRSIAKMLGPDLAAELMPTLLTGQLPVAERKKALLRAAAGQSRIVVGTHALLGDNVSFADLGLVVVDEQHRFGVEQREALRLKGQSPPHVLVLTATPIPRTVAMTVFGDLDVSTIRELPAGRAGITSQVVPLSIRPAWRPRVWERLAEELALGRQGFVVCPAIEAKVVEDEGPGAPDGRPEASGEVAPAANAAPVASVAVVLAELRADPRFAEVRIAPLHGRMPADEKDAAMRAFSAGQIDVLVATTVIEVGVDVPNASAMVVVDADRFGVSQLHQLRGRVGRGSVPGLCLLVTAAVPGSLALQRVEAVAATLDGFELAQADLELRQEGDVLGATQSGGRSSLKLLRVARDGDLIAEARDMAQEVLAEGGGLAAQPALEAAVRRRLDEEASGYLSKG